The sequence CTCAACACCGTGGTGGCGCATGAAGTGCTGGGCGCCCCCTCCCTGCCCGCGTTGTATGGCCGGCTGGAGCTGCCTGCCCCGCTCGACCTGCGCCCCACTCACCCCAAGTACTGCCTGAAGATGGCCACCGGCACCGGCAAAACCTGGGTGCTGCAAGCCCTGCTGGTGTGGCAACTGCTCAACAAAACCGACGCCCTGACCGATGGGCGCGATGACCCGCGTTTCACGCGGCGGTTCCTCGTCGTGGCGCCGGGGCTGATCGTGTACGAACGCCTGCTGGATGCCTTTTGCGGCAAGCGCCTGCCCGGCAGCCCCACCGGGGCGCGGGACTTCGCCAGTGCCGATCTGGCACGCTACGCGGAGTTGTTCCTGCCCGAAGCGCGGCGCGAGGCGGCGCTGGCGTTTGTGCGGCACAACGTCTGCCGCAAGGAGGAAATTGGCCTCAAAACCACCGGCAACGGCGTGCTGGCCTTGTGCAACTGGCATGCGCTGGCCGAAGGGGAAGACAGCGCACCGGAAGACGACACCCACGCCCCCGAAGCTCCGGCGCATGAGGTGGCCCAGGCGGTGCTGCCCGTCGCGCCGGGCCGGGCCACGGGCAACAGCTTGGAGGTGCTGGATCGGCGTTATGCACGCGGCAACGTGCTGGAACACCTGGCCAGCTTGCCCGATCTGCTGGTGTTCAACGACGAAGCCCACCACATCCACGAACTGCGCCGCGAAGGTGAGGCCACCGAGGTCGAATGGCAGAAAAGCCTCACGCGCATCGCCGCTGGCAAGGGGCGGCGTTTTGTGCAGATCGACTTTTCAGCCACGCCTTACAACGACGTGGGCAGCGGCAAACACAAGCGCAAAGTGTTTTTCTCGCACATCGTCACGGACTTCGATTTGAAAAGCGCCATGCGCGCCGGGCTGGTGAAGTCCTTGGTGCTGGATCGGCGTCAGGAGGTGGGCGCCCTGCCGCTGACGTTCAAGGCCGAGCGCGACGACGATGGCAACCCCTGCCTGAGCAGCGGCCAGCGCACCATGCTGCGCGCCGGTTTGCACAAACTACGCAAGCTGGAGGCGGATTTCGCCCGCGTTGAAACCGAGCGGCGCCCCAAGATGCTGGTGGTGTGCGAGGACACCCGCGTCACGCCCCTGGTGGGGCAGTTCCTCACCGTGGAAGGCGGCCTGCGGGATGACGAGGTGATGAGCGTGGACTCGGGCAAGAAGGCCGAGCTGGGCGAAAAGGAATGGGCGCAGGTGCGCGAGCGGCTGTTCGATGTGGATCGGCGGGCGGCGCCTCGGGTCATCGTCAGCGTGCTGATGCTGCGCGAGGGTTTTGATGTGAACAACATCTGCGTCATCGTGCCGTTGCGGGCCAGTGCGGCGCAGATTTTGTTGGAGCAGACCATTGGCCGGGGCCTGCGCCTGATGTGGCGCGAGCCGGAATACGACGAGCTGAAACGCGAGAACCGCGAGCGCATCGCCCAGGGGCAGGAGCCGGGCAACTTGCTGGACATCCTGTCGGTGATCGAACACCCGGCTTTCCAATCCTTCTATGACGATTTGATGGACGACGGACTGGCCGGCGTTTCCTCCGACGACAGCGACGCCACCGCCAGCACCGGCGACTTGATGCCCGTCGGGCTGCGCCCCGGGTTTGAGGCGTTCGACTTCGCCATTCCCTTCATCGTCCAGGAAGCTGACGAGCATCTGCACCACGCGCCGCTGGACATCCAGACCCTGCCCCCCTTCGCCGGGCGGACGCTGGCCGAGCTGCAAACGCTGCTGGGCAAGGGGGATCGGTTCATCTCGCAGGATTTGCAAAGCGGCACCCTGTTCGGCGATTACCGCGTCGATGGCGAAGTGATGAGCGTCAGCGGCTACAACGATTACCTGGCGCGCCTGACGCGGCGCATCGGCCAAGCGCTGGGCCAGCCGCTGCCCAAGGGCAACAAGGTGGCCAGCCGCGTGGCGCTGCCGTACCTGCAACTGCACACCGCCGAGCTGACGGGCTGGCTGGACGACTACATCTGGCAACGCCTGTTCGCCACCGAGTTCAACCCGCTGGCCGATGAGAACTGGCGCGTGCTGCTGCTGCAACCGGTGTTGGATCACCTCACCAAGGTGTTTGCGCTGGCCTTGGCTGAGGCGGTGCGTGCCGAGCCGGTGGGGCAGACGGACGTACGCGAGCGGCGCCTGTCCGAAGTGACGCGCTTGCTGGTGCGGGAAAGCGCTTCGGTGGCGGTGAGCAAGTGCATCTACTCCCGGTTGCCTTACCCGACACACAGCGGTGGGTTGGAGCGGCGTTTCATCCACTGGGCGCAGGCGGATGCGGCGGTGCTGGCGTTTTGCAAACTCAGCGAAACCCGGCACACCTTCGCCCGGCTGCGTTACGTGCGTGAGGATGGCATGGGCGCGTTCTACAGCCCGGATTTTCTGGTTCGCACCGCGCAGGCGATTTACTGGGTCGAGACCAAAGCGCAGCAACAACTGCGGCACCCGGACGTTGTGCGCAAACAAGCTGCCGCGCTGGCGTGGTGTGAACGGGTGAACGCCTTGCCGCCGGAGATGCGCTCAGAATTGCCTTGGCACTACGTGCTGTTGGGGGAAGACACCGCCCAGGCTGGGCAGGCCCAGGGCGGGCGTTTGGCTCAGGTGCTGGAGGCGGAGCGCTTACGTCCTCGACCGCAGGCGGAGCATCAAGGGGCGTTGTGGTGAGCTGAAACCACAGGGCTCAAGGCGCAGATGCGCCCTCTCCACAGTGACGCACGATCCGTTCCTTCAGCGTGTTGCCTTCTTGCGCCACGGGGGGCAGCATCCATGGCCGGACACATTGGCGTTGCCTCTCGCACCAGCGATAGCCCGCCGAACCGATGCACCCGTGAGCGTCCGTAACCCCCCGAGGTTCAATCAGGCCGAGGCCACAGCGCCCGCACCTGATGCCAATCATCAATGAGCCTCAGCGACTGCGCCCCCGCCGTCTGGGCGATGTGAATGAACAGGGCTTGCAGCGCGGCACTTTCTTCAAACGCCCTGGCCATGTCCGACGTGGCGCTGTTGGCCCAGATGCGCAGCACCTCCGCGTCAACATGGCATTGCGTCCAAACGCAGCCGATGCTCAGCCAATCCGGGCGGTGGGCGTGGCCTGTGTCCAGCTCAGCCAATTCGGGGCTGAATGGCAGCACCAGGGTCAAGCACAGCTCAGGTGTGCTGTGGCGTGTGTGACGCCGCTCAGCCCATTCAGGCTCAGGCAGCGTGTGCGATGCGATGGCGGCCCACAGCGCATCGGCTGCCGCCAGCGGGGTGACGATCTCGAAGGTGGCGCTGCGTCCCATGGTCGATGGCTCAGAAGACGAGGTTGCGGCGGATTTTCAGGTTCTCCAGCGCATCGTCCACCGTGCGGCCAATTTGGAGGGATTCGACCAGCAAGTCCACGAAAAAGCCGATCACGTCTTGCTCGGTTTCTTCGCTCAGCAGTGGCAGGTGAACGCGGGTGGCCAAACTCTGCGTGATGCGGCCCTTGAGGGTGCGGATGTCACGCTGTTCGATGCCTTGGGTGGCATCGTGGATGAATTTCAAAATGGAGGGCGGGATCAACCCCGCAATCGCGTGGTCGATCTTGACCACCAGCCAAGCAATCGCAGCATCGTCAAACGGATCGAGCGGGCCGGTGGGGATGAGCGCATCGATGATTTCAGCGATGCGCTGCAATTGCGCCGGGCTGAAGATGTGTTCCGGCACAGCAGGCGCGGGGGCGGTGTCGAACGTCACGGCCTGCGTGGGCAGCTTGAGCGCTTCGCGGGTCTGATTGCCGACGATGCCATCGGGCGTCAGATCGTGGGTGCGCTGGAATTGCATCACCGCATCGCGGGTGCGCAGCCCAAACACCCCGTCGGCGTTCGGGCGGCCTTTGCGGTCGGTCTTGGGCAGCAGCCCGGCATCGACGAGTTGGTTTTGCAGCGCCTTGACCTCATCGCCCGTCGAACCGACTTTCAGCACAAACGCCATCGCCGCCTCACACTGGACAGGCCAAAGGATTGGGCGTCGGCGCAGCCACGCGGCTCAGGCAGTTGCGATCCACATGGTGGAAGGGTTCCGCTTGGCCAGCGATGCGCAGCACGGTGTCCTCCTCATAAGACCACGTGCCATCCGCATGGAACCGCACGGTGATGTGGAACGCTTCGGTTTTGAACGCTTGGTCGAGGAAGGGCGCCGAGCACACGCCCCAGGTGTCGAGGCCCTGGGTGGCGTGCAGTTCGAAGGTGTCCGCATCGGGCGACGCGGTGCCCGCCGCCATGGCAACAACCCCACGCGGGATGCTCAAGGTGTGCATCACCGTGCCCGTGGCCGGCTCCCACAGCCAGTAGCCGACTTGCTCGTGGTAGGTTTTCACCTGCCCCGGTTTGGTGATGTGGGTGTGGTAACGCAGGCCGTAAAGCAGTTGCGGGCCGTTGGTCACCGGGTCGATGGGTTGCAGGCTGATGCGCTCGACGTAGGCTTGTTGCCGGGGGCCGTCGGCCTTGGGTTTGACATCCAGCCCGCGCTGGCCTTCCCACACCCCCGCCATGCGGCGCAGCGGGCCGAGTTGGGCCAAGGTGTGAACGTCGATGGGGTGGGGTTCTGTGTAGAGATCGGCAGGCAGGTGGCTCATGGCGGGCTCGTCGAAGGGCGGATCGGGCGGGCAAACTGTACCTAAGTCGGCGTTGCCAGTTTGAGACCGACGATCCCGGCGACGATCAACCCCAGGCTGAGCAAACGCCCCCAGTGAGCCGACTCGCCGAACAGCACCATGCCAAGCAAAGCCGTGCCCACGGCCCCCACGCCCACCCAGATGGCGTATGACGTGCCGATGGGCAGCGACTTCATCGCCATGCCGAGCAACACCACGCTGCCAGCCATCGCCGCCAGGGTGAACACACTGGGCCACAGCCGCGTGAAACCCTCGGTGTATTTCAAACCGATGGCCCACGCCACTTCCAACAACCCCGCCACGATCAATAACACCCATGCCACAGCACGTTCTCCGATAGGTCACAGCGGCGCATTGTCACCAGTGCTTTGCGATGATGGGCGGATGCTGAGTTCTGTTGATCCGTCCGCCGGCCCGCCGGCCCGTGTGTTGGTGGTGGAAGATGAACCCACGGTGGCCGCCAACCTGCTCGATTACTTGGCCGCCCTGGGTCATCCCACCGACATCGCTTGGAATGGCCACGATGCTTTGGCGCAGCTCGCCCGTCGCCCGCCCGATGTGCTGGTGCTGGATCTGGGCTTGCCCGGCCTGGATGGTTTGACGGTGCTGCAACGCCTGCGCCACGCGCTGGGGTTGAGCCTACCCGTGCTGGTGCTCACCGCCCGCGATGGTCTCAGCAGCAAAGAAGCGTGTTTTGCGGCCGGGGCGGACGATTACGTACTCAAGCCCTTTGCCCTGTCCGAAGTGGCGTGGCGCGTGGCGGCCTTGCATCGGCGGGCGTGTGGCGCTTGGGGGAGTGGGCCTTGGCGCGTTGGGGCGGTGGTGCTGGATCGGCGCACGCGCAGCGTCAGCGTGCGGGGGCAGCCGGTGCATTTGCCGCCACGCGCCTTGCGCTTGTTGGAGCGGTTGATGCGCGATCCGGGTCGGGTGGTCGGTCGGGCCGAGCTGGAGGCGCTGCTGTGGCCGGACGATCCGCCCGATTCCGACGCGCTGCGCAGCCAGGTCTACCTGCTGCGCCGGGCCTTGGCCCAAGCCGGCTGCGATGTGCTGGAAACCGTGCCCGGCCAAGGCTGGTTTTTGCGTGTGGAACCGGAGGTTCGGGTGTGTTGAAGCGGGCGCCATGGAATCTCAAACGGCGCGTGGCGGGGTTGATGCTGGCCCTGGTGGCGCTGTTCGCCCTGCTGCAAGCCGGGCTGGCGGTGCTGACGGTGCATGAGCAGGAAGACGAGCTGGTCGATCAAATCACCCAGGCCGAGGCCCAGCGACTGGCACGGTACTTGGCGGAACATGGCCTGCACGTTTTGGCTCGCCCGGGTGGGTTGTTGCTGGCAGATCATTTCAGTGCCTGGTGGCAGGGGCCGCAGGGGCCTGCCTTGCCGGAGCCGGTGCCGCTTCATTTGCAAACCCTGAGTGACGGCCCCCATCATGACGTGCTGCCCGGCCACGAACTGCACGCCGTGGTGTTACCGGTGCTGGGTGGGCGCTTGTATGTGCAGTACGACGCCGAAGTCAATGAAGCCAAGGTCTATGACTACACCGGGTGGGCGCTGGGGCTGGCCTTGCTCATGATCGCTTTGGCCACACCGTTGGCGCGGCATTTGGCCAGTGCCGTGGTGTCGCCGATCGAGCGGGTGACCCAGCAACTCGATCGATGGGCACCTGTCCATCTGGGGGGGGCACCGTGCGGCGATGGCGGTGCCGAGGATGAGGAGCACCGGTTGCGGGCGGCGTTCGATCGCGTCCAAGCGCGGCTGGAGCAGACTTTGGCCCGCGAGCGGGTGGTGTTGGCCGACATTCGCCATGAACTGCGTGAAGCCGCGCGCGATAAATCCAGCCCACCGCGCGCGATAAATAACAGGCCAGAGTAGTTGCAGCCTGTGCAATAGATTTGCAGAGCTACGGCAGCGCATCCGCCGCACGCGGGGAAATCCACAGCACCTCGGTGCGTGGTTGTCGCAAAACTCCCACAGCAAAATGCGCCCGCTCCACCCGCCGCCACCCCACCAGCATCTCGTCGTACAGCGCGGACGGGTATCCGGCCAGCACCACCATCCCCTTGCAGCCCAGTAGCACCTCCAGCAGCTCGACATGCTGTTGCGTGGTCAGCTCATGCCGGTAGCCTGTGTCGGATCGAGTGGAGGGGACGTAGGGGGGATCGACGAAATGCAGCGTCTGGGGCGTGTCCTGGGCTTTGATCACGGCCAGCGCATCACGGCACTCGATCACCACGCCTTGCAGCCGACGCCGGACAGCCACCAAGCTGCGCGGGTACGTGACCCATTCGCCGGCCTTGCCCCTGCCTGACCCCGTGCGGTGCCGCGCGTCGGCAAACGACCGCTTGCGCGGATCGAACACCGATGCGTGGTGAAACGACAAATAGGCGCGAATGATCGTGCGCTGAGCCGTCACCACCGGATCGGTAGACGACATGAACGCCTGGTCAAACTCGGCGCGGGCGTAGGGTGTGCGGCGCAGCTTGCGCATCAGCGCTGCGCATTGCATCGGGTCTTGGATGACGCGGAACAGCGACACGATCTCACTGTCGAGGTCGTTGTAGACCTCAATCTCGCTGCGGGTCTTGCGCATCAGCACGCTGGCCGCGCCACCAAACGGCTCGACGTAAATGCGGTGGGGTGGAAGGTGCCGAAGCACCCACGGGGCAATCGCCCACTTGCCTCCAAAGTAGCGCAGCACCGCCCGCTTGGGGCCATCAGCGGCCAAGCTGGCCGGTTTGGTTGTCGTCTGGTTCACAGAGCCGTCCTCGTTGATGAGTCGCTCTGTGGCGATCGGGGGATTGCGGGATCGTGTCCCTGGTCACGTCGCACATGGTGCCGCATCGCGGGCATTTGATTTGCACTCGGCCGATAAACCGTGCACGCGCCAGCAGCTTGTTACAGCCGCACCTGATTTCCTCATTCATTTTGCAAGCCTGTTGCAATTTCTGCCACGTAGGCTCCACCTGCTGCGCGCGCAGTAGTGGGGCCTTGGCCGGCTTGCAGCTCCTTCTGCATGACGGGGCCGCCACCGGTGCTCCAGCACCGGTGGCAGTCGCCCCACTCTTTAAATGTCGATTTCGACGTAGGTCATCCCTGGCGCGCTGCCTTCGATGACGCCGGCGCGCACGAACACCGTAGCGCCGGCAGCAGGCGCATCGCCTCGGGCCGTGATCCGATCGCCGCCAGGCAGCTCCACCACGGCCACACCTTGGCTCACGCTGACCACCGTACCCACTTGCACCGGCACATCCAGTCCCAGCGCGTCGCGCAGGGCGCGATACAGGTTAGGGCTGCTCATAGGTCTGCACTCCAATCGTCTGCCACACGCTGGCCCGCCCAGCTTGAATTGACAAGCTGCGCGTCATCCCCAGGCGAGTCAAATCGCCGTCCACGTACTGCACCAGCTTGCCGGGGACGATGGCGCCGGTTTGGGCGAGTACCGGCAGACGAAGTTGCACCAGCGCTTGTCGCCCCACGTCCGACAGCACCGGCAACGCCCTGGCACGGGCTGCCTGCACATCCGTACACAGAGCGTCCGTGATCATCGGCGCCACCAAATCGCCCGCCGTGCCGCCACGGGTGACGCGCCCGAGAACGCCCCCCGCCGTAGTCCCTGAGACAAACACCCGGCTGTAGATGGCCTTCGACGTCCACTCGATCCCCTCTTGGCGCACCACGGCGGCAGGCAGCTCGATGTCAGGCACCAGGCTGTCCCAGGCCCATGGCGCAGCCAGGTAGCGCGGCAGAACCATCAATTCGTTCCCGGCGGGGGAAGATTGGACATACCCACCCGCCGCCTCGGCAATGCGACAGATCGCACTGATCGGCGTGCCTTGGTGGCTCCACACGCCTGCTGGAACCAGCCAATCTGGCACCTGCCAATCAATGGCCCAGTCGCTTGGCACGCCATTGGTGG is a genomic window of Vitreoscilla filiformis containing:
- a CDS encoding DEAD/DEAH box helicase family protein, with translation MSPSRRRSPAQPDALPLAQALTALTQRLSEGLAEGHAELLELVTPTTAELLHHWFGAEAVAARGNLNFHTGQRQALLNTVVAHEVLGAPSLPALYGRLELPAPLDLRPTHPKYCLKMATGTGKTWVLQALLVWQLLNKTDALTDGRDDPRFTRRFLVVAPGLIVYERLLDAFCGKRLPGSPTGARDFASADLARYAELFLPEARREAALAFVRHNVCRKEEIGLKTTGNGVLALCNWHALAEGEDSAPEDDTHAPEAPAHEVAQAVLPVAPGRATGNSLEVLDRRYARGNVLEHLASLPDLLVFNDEAHHIHELRREGEATEVEWQKSLTRIAAGKGRRFVQIDFSATPYNDVGSGKHKRKVFFSHIVTDFDLKSAMRAGLVKSLVLDRRQEVGALPLTFKAERDDDGNPCLSSGQRTMLRAGLHKLRKLEADFARVETERRPKMLVVCEDTRVTPLVGQFLTVEGGLRDDEVMSVDSGKKAELGEKEWAQVRERLFDVDRRAAPRVIVSVLMLREGFDVNNICVIVPLRASAAQILLEQTIGRGLRLMWREPEYDELKRENRERIAQGQEPGNLLDILSVIEHPAFQSFYDDLMDDGLAGVSSDDSDATASTGDLMPVGLRPGFEAFDFAIPFIVQEADEHLHHAPLDIQTLPPFAGRTLAELQTLLGKGDRFISQDLQSGTLFGDYRVDGEVMSVSGYNDYLARLTRRIGQALGQPLPKGNKVASRVALPYLQLHTAELTGWLDDYIWQRLFATEFNPLADENWRVLLLQPVLDHLTKVFALALAEAVRAEPVGQTDVRERRLSEVTRLLVRESASVAVSKCIYSRLPYPTHSGGLERRFIHWAQADAAVLAFCKLSETRHTFARLRYVREDGMGAFYSPDFLVRTAQAIYWVETKAQQQLRHPDVVRKQAAALAWCERVNALPPEMRSELPWHYVLLGEDTAQAGQAQGGRLAQVLEAERLRPRPQAEHQGALW
- a CDS encoding peptidoglycan-binding domain-containing protein, with amino-acid sequence MAFVLKVGSTGDEVKALQNQLVDAGLLPKTDRKGRPNADGVFGLRTRDAVMQFQRTHDLTPDGIVGNQTREALKLPTQAVTFDTAPAPAVPEHIFSPAQLQRIAEIIDALIPTGPLDPFDDAAIAWLVVKIDHAIAGLIPPSILKFIHDATQGIEQRDIRTLKGRITQSLATRVHLPLLSEETEQDVIGFFVDLLVESLQIGRTVDDALENLKIRRNLVF
- a CDS encoding FABP family protein, whose translation is MSHLPADLYTEPHPIDVHTLAQLGPLRRMAGVWEGQRGLDVKPKADGPRQQAYVERISLQPIDPVTNGPQLLYGLRYHTHITKPGQVKTYHEQVGYWLWEPATGTVMHTLSIPRGVVAMAAGTASPDADTFELHATQGLDTWGVCSAPFLDQAFKTEAFHITVRFHADGTWSYEEDTVLRIAGQAEPFHHVDRNCLSRVAAPTPNPLACPV
- the sugE gene encoding quaternary ammonium compound efflux SMR transporter SugE, with protein sequence MAWVLLIVAGLLEVAWAIGLKYTEGFTRLWPSVFTLAAMAGSVVLLGMAMKSLPIGTSYAIWVGVGAVGTALLGMVLFGESAHWGRLLSLGLIVAGIVGLKLATPT
- a CDS encoding response regulator transcription factor, with product MLSSVDPSAGPPARVLVVEDEPTVAANLLDYLAALGHPTDIAWNGHDALAQLARRPPDVLVLDLGLPGLDGLTVLQRLRHALGLSLPVLVLTARDGLSSKEACFAAGADDYVLKPFALSEVAWRVAALHRRACGAWGSGPWRVGAVVLDRRTRSVSVRGQPVHLPPRALRLLERLMRDPGRVVGRAELEALLWPDDPPDSDALRSQVYLLRRALAQAGCDVLETVPGQGWFLRVEPEVRVC
- a CDS encoding sensor histidine kinase family protein — encoded protein: MLKRAPWNLKRRVAGLMLALVALFALLQAGLAVLTVHEQEDELVDQITQAEAQRLARYLAEHGLHVLARPGGLLLADHFSAWWQGPQGPALPEPVPLHLQTLSDGPHHDVLPGHELHAVVLPVLGGRLYVQYDAEVNEAKVYDYTGWALGLALLMIALATPLARHLASAVVSPIERVTQQLDRWAPVHLGGAPCGDGGAEDEEHRLRAAFDRVQARLEQTLARERVVLADIRHELREAARDKSSPPRAINNRPE
- a CDS encoding DNA adenine methylase, with the protein product MNQTTTKPASLAADGPKRAVLRYFGGKWAIAPWVLRHLPPHRIYVEPFGGAASVLMRKTRSEIEVYNDLDSEIVSLFRVIQDPMQCAALMRKLRRTPYARAEFDQAFMSSTDPVVTAQRTIIRAYLSFHHASVFDPRKRSFADARHRTGSGRGKAGEWVTYPRSLVAVRRRLQGVVIECRDALAVIKAQDTPQTLHFVDPPYVPSTRSDTGYRHELTTQQHVELLEVLLGCKGMVVLAGYPSALYDEMLVGWRRVERAHFAVGVLRQPRTEVLWISPRAADALP
- a CDS encoding Com family DNA-binding transcriptional regulator; amino-acid sequence: MNEEIRCGCNKLLARARFIGRVQIKCPRCGTMCDVTRDTIPQSPDRHRATHQRGRLCEPDDNQTGQLGR